Within the Aspergillus luchuensis IFO 4308 DNA, chromosome 5, nearly complete sequence genome, the region TTTGTCAGACACATTAGTTACCCAGAAACCTATTTATGTTGCTAAGTCGTTGTAGCTCTCCTTCGTCTCTTTCAGCTCATTGGAAACCCACCTTCCGTGCAGCCACCACGGAAGTCCACAAGCCAAGAATTTCCCTGTGCATTGATCAAAAAGTTCTTTGCTTTAACGTCTTGTTAAACAATATCGTTCTGATGTACTATTTCAACAGCGGCCTAGATCTGGTTCGCCCATGTCCGGTCGCCAATTACAGCCATATGTCTGGTAAGATGCGAGGCAAGATCATCACCGCGATGGTGAGCGTGCTTTGCAAAAATGGGTCAATAAAACGGTCCGGAATAATCAGCTAGAACCTCCTCTGCGTCTTCACGGCAATTCAACATTTCAATAGAGTGCTCCTCGATCGTCTACGAGAGAAGGTCTCTTTTAGATGTCTTGACCGTAAGCCTAGCATGATGGcacagagaaagaagaaaggacaCGAATAAGTGAATGGTATCATGTGAAGTGCCCAAATTCGGATATTTGGACTATGTCTTTGAAAGACCAGTCAATCCTTGCAATCCTCGGGGGATAATATTCCAAGCTGGTCGATCAGGTTTGACCCACAAAAGGCATACATACTCTCATAAACCTCGTTCTCAAGACTAATCTATAAGACCTCGCCACGAAAATGGCTTTGAGCcccattttatatatattacagagTAATGATTCCACACTGATCCTCTTTGgcactgctgcttctccttttGGAGGTAGTAAGGTTGTGACGTGAAAACTAAGGTGGCAATGATTCTTGCTCATCCGTGCTGTATATTCGTTTAAGACGAGAGTCAACTTCCAAGAAGATTTGATACTTACTAGtatctcctcttttctttagCATGCTACACAGAAGTTTAACATCCTCATGTCGTACTTTCTTCATTTGCCGGAAACTTCTGAGAACCACGTCGTCAACCAAATCATAGGGACTAAGGATGTGAGTTATCACCCTCATGCGATCTTTGTGACAATCAGTCCTTTACCTGAAATGCTtcattttttaattatactgACCTTCTTTTGTCATATTATACGGGTGGGTGTATGTAATTTCAGCAGGCCACCAATGCGGTTTCTGTTCCTCGGGAGAGAACCGGGGCCCCCTCTCAGGATAGACATTCTCTGCCAGTATAAGCAGGAGCCTTGAGAGACTTGAACCGTGTAGATTCGAAAGTATATCCTCCAAAGAACTTGTGGCTTGTCGAACAGCCATGGAGAAAGCAGATCGGTACTGAAAATATAGTAGGCCTTCTAACTCAGTCCCCTTGCCTATTGCCATTACCTGAGATGCAGGCTTACCTGTACCGGCGAGCAAAGAGGCCTTTTATTTCCCCTGCATTACCGTCAAGCCTTGAGTGTAACAGTGTGATCTATCGCTCTAGGACAATTCCATGTGTGACGAGGTCAGTGCTAGGACACTTTAGGTCATTAGTCGCCTGCGAACTGATGAACAGAATAAGCACGGAAATGGTATTTTTGACGCGTCACCATTGTGAGCGCCCGCCTGATTTGAtgaaacaagaaacaagaaTGTAAAGAAAACTCTATAGTATAAGACTgactttctttattttctgaCAGGAATCGTGGCGCTGCATGTGCTTGCTTCCACGATTGCAACCGCGCTGTTGGCCCTCCGAGTTTGCAGGGCATCTCCTGCCTATTCAAAGCCGAAAGCTTACAGGCAGCTCAAGCCAAGCAGTACTTCACCTCTATGAACCAGAGGTTGAGTGCTTCCAATGATAAAAAGTGTATCACTGCTGGAAGCATCCGGTGAGGCACCGGTAAGAAGAGCGTTGCTTGAGTTTCACTGTTGCTCCGAGAGGCAATATCTGTAGTGAGTAGTAGGCATAGTATTGGATTCTGGATCGCTAGATGATAGCTCCGTATACCTTACAAAAATGAATTTTTTGGGTCTGAAGTGAATTCGAAATATTGCACAGACTAGTGTGGTTGAGAGAACTACGGGAAATTAATCTGCTCACAGCAGGCGCTCGCAAAACAGGCCTAGTAATATGGCTAAACAATTAGCTTCTGTTCCTTCTGAGATCTGATTGAgttttggaggtggtgggtcgCAGTACTCATTTGTCTGGCGAGCCCGAAATTGCGTGAGAACAAGCGAGCAGAGGAAGTGGCAAGCGGGTGGGAGGGGCATACTCGAGAACAGCCACGTGCAGGGACTGAGTGGGATTATGTAGTGACACTGGAGGCCACTGATGGGAACCGGGGGCTTAGGCGCAGTGCTTCTCTTGGAAGACCCAGGGTCACCAAGACATGAGAATTCAAGATCTCGGGAAGAATTTTCGCCGCAAATTCGCGGGGCGATTTGAGCTAGATGAGCCAGCCACCCTCTCAAAACCATGACCAGAGCAGGTCAGCGTAGCTATGCACGGAGCGACTGCAATGGGGCTGCATATCATATACAATGCCAGTTACAATTCTGACCCGCTGCGTGTTACTGCTCCCAGCCTGGCTGATGTAGCCCGGCCGACCCAGC harbors:
- a CDS encoding uncharacterized protein (TransMembrane:1 (o56-76i)) yields the protein MVLRGWLAHLAQIAPRICGENSSRDLEFSCLGDPGSSKRSTAPKPPVPISGLQCHYIIPLSPCTWLFSTILLGLFCERLL
- a CDS encoding uncharacterized protein (InterPro:IPR021264;~TransMembrane:1 (o18-37i)); this translates as MQRHDSCQKIKKCPSTDLVTHGIASLLAGTGLLYFQYRSAFSMAVRQATSSLEDILSNLHGSSLSRLLLILAENVYPERGPRFSPEEQKPHWWPAEITYTHPYNMTKEDRMRVITHILSPYDLVDDVVLRSFRQMKKRRYYTDEQESLPP